One Asterias rubens chromosome 1, eAstRub1.3, whole genome shotgun sequence genomic region harbors:
- the LOC117306854 gene encoding uncharacterized protein LOC117306854, with amino-acid sequence MPRVGTTVKSRGVSCAVYGCESRFYKPNMSRSPFHFFPYPAKHKLRDRWCLKIKKYHDGNRFTRKDIFVCNLHFKAEDFTRSLTGKWKLNPGAEPTNVTAETKSQKKEMVPQGSTDDHADSRVEMNGNQPVDDGQSVAGEKDKLNNELQTDTDCLKAQGKQIVPPRSSLKKKSTNKRRNTDADSHVKMNGNKPLDGGQCTVDARDKLNNELKAENARLRAQVSKLERSCKRVKIERYEQSKFVNTLEKDDSLTKHHTGFPTFSLLLAMLSFLDPDMNMMTYSSKICMRSEDAIDFDHNYAGAKETQNKPETRPDLTAKEQFILVLCRLRQGFSLKHLGYLFGISESTVSSYVSRWINFMYYRLEVLSIWPSKDAVLKNMPQIFRDKYPDTRVVLGCSEICAQVPDSATRQSNYKHHVTYKGLLGIAPSGEITFVSKLQPASVSERELVIRSGFLNPNLFEEDDVVMADQGFTIEDLLEPMNVKLNTPAFLKGRGQFETEEAHETQHIEAERIHVERAIDNVKQFQILDSPIDGSLHESLNQIWTVCCLLTHFCEVTGSKNDLVVFLYHDRAM; translated from the coding sequence ATGCCTCGTGTTGGGACCACAGTAAAGTCAAGAGGAGTTTCTTGTGCGGTTTATGGTTGTGAAAGTCGTTTCTACAAACCGAATATGTCAAGGTCTCCGTTCCATTTTTTTCCATATCCAGCTAAACACAAACTTCGAGACAGGTGgtgtttaaaaattaaaaaataccatGATGGTAACAGATTCACTAGAAAGGACATTTTCGTTTGTAATCTGCACTTCAAAGCAGAGGATTTTACGAGGTCTCTCACAGGAAAATGGAAACTCAACCCTGGTGCTGAGCCAACAAATGTTACTGCTGAGACAAAGTCACAGAAAAAAGAAATGGTTCCTCAAGGGAGTACAGATGATCATGCTGATTCACGTGTGGAGATGAATGGCAACCAACCAGTCGATGATGGACAAAGCGTTGCTGGTGAAAAGGATAAATTGAATAATGAACTGCAGACAGATACTGACTGTTTAAAAGCACAGGGGAAACAAATAGTTCCTCCAAGatcttctttgaaaaaaaaatcaacaaacaagAGGAGAAATACAGATGCTGATTCCCATGTGAAGATGAATGGCAACAAACCACTCGATGGTGGACAATGCACTGTTGATGCAAGGGATAAATTGAATAATGAATTGAAGGCAGAGAATGCCCGTTTAAGAGCACAGGTCTCTAAGCTAGAAAGATCGTGTAAAAGGGTGAAAATTGAAAGATATGAACAAAGTAAGTTCGTCAACACTTTGGAAAAAGATGACTCCCTAACAAAACATCATACTGGATTTCCAACTTTTTCTCTGCTCCTGGCTATGCTTTCCTTTTTGGACCCGGACATGAACATGATGACGTACTCTTCAAAAATATGTATGAGATCTGAGGATGCAATCGATTTTGACCACAACTATGCAGGTGCTAAAGAAACTCAAAATAAACCTGAAACAAGACCTGATCTGACGGCTAAAGAACAATTTATCTTAGTGCTATGTAGACTAAGGCAGGGTTTTTCCTTGAAACATTTGGGATATCTGTTTGGTATTTCAGAATCCACTGTCAGTAGCTATGTTAGCCGCTGGATTAATTTCATGTACTACAGGCTTGAAGTACTGTCCATTTGGCCTAGCAAAGACGCTGTCCTGAAAAATATGCCACAGATTTTCAGAGATAAATATCCAGACACGAGGGTTGTTCTTGGTTGTTCAGAAATCTGTGCACAGGTTCCAGATTCTGCGACTCGACAAAGCAATTACAAGCATCATGTCACATACAAAGGGCTCCTGGGGATTGCTCCAAGTGGTGAAATAACATTCGTCAGTAAGCTCCAGCCTGCATCCGTGTCCGAAAGGGAACTAGTCATCAGAAGTGGTTTCCTTAATCCAAATTTGTTTGAGGAAGATGATGTTGTAATGGCCGACCAGGGTTTTACTATTGAGGATCTGCTGGAGCCTATGAATGTAAAACTTAACACCCCTGCTTTCCTTAAAGGGAGAGGGCAGTTTGAAACAGAAGAGGCCCATGAAACACAACACATTGAAGCAGAGAGAATTCATGTGGAAAGGGCGATCGACAATgttaaacaatttcaaattttgGACAGCCCTATAGATGGGTCCTTACACGAGTCCTTGAACCAAATCTGGACGGTTTGCTGTTTATTGACTCATTTCTGTGAAGTTACCGGTAGTAAGAATGATTTAGTTGTATTTCTTTATCATGATAGAGCCATGTAG